A region from the Bacillus sp. Marseille-P3661 genome encodes:
- a CDS encoding cytochrome c biogenesis protein — MGKQQFELEIQKQSKLHSILFWTLMPLMALAMYLVFIWSPVEKTMGVVQKIFYFHVSTAWVAFLAFGVVFVCSIMYLIKRQRIYDIVGGVSAEIGVLFTAMVLTTGPIWGRSAWNTWWTWEPRLTTTLILFFIYIAYIIIRHMDGAWEKKARLAAVFGIIGFIDVPIVFMAIRWWNSKLHPIVFGDGPSQSGGGIETPMLMTLLLSVAAITLLYVILLQKGIYIEKSKLAVEQYKKHVQEKMMRKIS; from the coding sequence ATGGGAAAGCAACAATTTGAATTAGAAATACAAAAACAATCGAAGTTGCATTCAATACTTTTTTGGACATTAATGCCGTTAATGGCTCTTGCCATGTATTTAGTATTTATTTGGTCTCCTGTTGAGAAAACAATGGGAGTTGTGCAAAAAATCTTTTATTTTCATGTAAGTACTGCATGGGTTGCATTTTTGGCATTTGGTGTTGTGTTTGTTTGCAGTATTATGTATTTGATCAAGCGCCAGCGGATATACGATATTGTTGGCGGGGTTTCGGCTGAAATTGGTGTTTTATTTACTGCAATGGTCTTAACCACCGGGCCAATCTGGGGTCGTAGTGCTTGGAATACATGGTGGACATGGGAGCCGCGTTTAACGACAACTTTGATTCTCTTTTTTATTTATATCGCTTATATTATTATCCGACATATGGATGGTGCGTGGGAAAAGAAAGCGCGATTAGCAGCAGTTTTTGGAATTATTGGTTTTATAGATGTTCCAATTGTTTTCATGGCGATTCGTTGGTGGAATTCTAAGCTTCATCCAATCGTATTTGGTGATGGACCTAGTCAAAGTGGTGGTGGGATTGAAACACCAATGTTAATGACTCTTTTACTTTCGGTTGCCGCCATTACTTTGCTTTATGTGATTTTACTTCAAAAAGGTATTTATATTGAGAAGTCCAAATTGGCTGTCGAACAGTATAAAAAACATGTCCAAGAAAAAATGATGCGCAAAATTAGCTAA
- a CDS encoding CcmD family protein, with product MGYLFAAYTIIWALIALYMVVLGKRQNTVLKEIEFVKEIEKTNL from the coding sequence ATGGGATATTTATTTGCTGCTTATACAATTATTTGGGCGTTAATTGCACTATATATGGTGGTATTGGGGAAACGTCAAAATACTGTGCTTAAAGAAATTGAATTCGTTAAAGAAATAGAAAAAACGAATTTATAA
- a CDS encoding TlpA family protein disulfide reductase, translating to MNKRVIQMMILVVVGSVFFFLAKGIDGVEIVQVGDQAYDFELEDLDGNIHKLSDYQGQFVVVNFFATWCVPCIDEAPELEKYEQQYGEVSPLLIIDRGEPRKRVQKFKDDINSTSKYLLDQDDKISKIYNVVGQPETLIIDPNGIIREKIMGPTTAENLASMISMLKMNGY from the coding sequence ATGAATAAGCGGGTTATTCAAATGATGATATTAGTAGTAGTAGGCTCCGTTTTTTTCTTTTTAGCAAAAGGAATAGACGGAGTTGAAATTGTTCAGGTAGGTGATCAAGCCTATGATTTTGAACTTGAAGACTTAGACGGAAATATTCATAAATTATCAGACTATCAAGGTCAATTTGTTGTTGTGAATTTCTTTGCAACTTGGTGTGTTCCTTGTATAGATGAAGCGCCAGAGCTTGAAAAGTATGAACAGCAATATGGTGAAGTGTCACCTCTATTAATTATTGATAGAGGCGAGCCAAGGAAACGTGTCCAAAAGTTTAAGGACGATATTAATTCTACATCGAAGTATCTGCTAGATCAGGATGACAAGATTTCAAAAATATATAATGTAGTCGGCCAACCAGAGACTTTGATCATTGATCCAAATGGGATAATTCGCGAGAAAATTATGGGCCCAACAACGGCTGAAAACTTAGCCTCGATGATTAGTATGTTAAAAATGAATGGTTATTAA